One genomic region from Curtobacterium sp. 9128 encodes:
- the def gene encoding peptide deformylase: MAVLPIRITGEPVLHARAEEVTVFDDDLRSLVADMFETMDLAPGVGLAGPQVGVGKRLFVYAWTDDDGVLWRGAAVNPVLWITPAVPESVEELDEDDESEGCLSIPGDRFPLRRSEGALLRAVDEHGEPFEIEAHGWLARIFQHEYDHLDGVLYADRLVHPYAKQSLKSVKKQSWGGPGKSWLPGRDHPEG, from the coding sequence ATGGCCGTTCTCCCCATCCGGATCACCGGTGAACCCGTCCTGCACGCCCGCGCCGAGGAGGTCACCGTCTTCGACGACGACCTGCGCTCCCTGGTGGCGGACATGTTCGAGACGATGGACCTGGCACCCGGTGTGGGGCTCGCCGGCCCGCAGGTCGGTGTCGGCAAGCGGCTCTTCGTGTACGCATGGACCGATGATGACGGCGTGCTCTGGCGCGGCGCAGCGGTGAACCCCGTTCTGTGGATCACTCCGGCGGTGCCCGAGTCGGTGGAGGAACTGGACGAGGACGATGAGTCCGAGGGCTGCCTCTCCATCCCCGGCGATCGGTTCCCGCTGCGCCGGAGCGAAGGTGCCCTGCTGCGCGCGGTCGACGAGCACGGCGAACCGTTCGAGATCGAGGCGCACGGCTGGCTCGCGCGCATCTTCCAGCACGAGTACGACCACCTCGACGGCGTGCTCTACGCGGACCGCCTCGTCCACCCGTACGCCAAGCAGTCCCTGAAGTCCGTCAAGAAGCAGAGCTGGGGCGGACCGGGCAAGTCCTGGCTGCCCGGCCGCGACCACCCGGAGGGCTGA
- a CDS encoding ABC transporter ATP-binding protein, with product MTDATNSLQSDAGKTDARKEPVVVVDDLTVTFATDGGAVDAVKGVSIDVRPGEVLALVGESGSGKSVTARSMLRLMPETATLGGAVMLDGTDVVSVGAQKLRELRGTAGAMVFQEPSTALNPVFTVGWQIAEGLRAHGGVSKKEARAKAIDYLRRVGIPDPEVRVDHYPHQFSGGQKQRVVIASALALEPSVIIADEPTTALDVTVQAEILDLLRRCRDEFGAAIVIITHNMGVVADLADRVAVMYQGEIVEEAPVAELFGNPQADYTKRLLAAVPRLEASTGAARRAIITEDVAPVVEAKGLEIEYPGRLGSHAFKAVKGVDLAIRPGEVLGLVGESGSGKTTIGRAIAGLTRVTGGSLEVLGHEMLGFKERDFKPVRKDIGFVFQDPATSFNPLLTIAECVAEPLIVHGVASSPRAARKQVDELMEAVQLPAAYGDRYPHELSGGQRQRASLARSLALRPKLLIADEPTSALDVSVQARVLELFLELQQDFGFASLFISHDLAVVGALSDRIAVLYRGDLVETGTTAEVLGAPQHPYTQRLLASLPVPDPAEQAERRRTLEQLEHVGS from the coding sequence ATGACCGACGCGACCAACAGCCTCCAGTCCGACGCCGGAAAGACCGACGCGCGGAAGGAACCGGTCGTCGTCGTCGACGACCTCACCGTCACCTTCGCAACGGACGGCGGCGCCGTCGACGCGGTCAAGGGCGTCAGCATCGACGTCCGACCCGGCGAGGTCCTCGCCCTGGTCGGCGAGTCCGGCTCCGGCAAGTCGGTGACCGCCCGCAGCATGCTGCGGCTGATGCCGGAGACGGCGACGCTCGGCGGGGCGGTGATGCTCGACGGCACCGACGTCGTGTCCGTCGGCGCGCAGAAGCTCCGTGAGCTCCGCGGGACCGCCGGTGCGATGGTCTTCCAGGAACCGTCGACCGCACTGAACCCGGTCTTCACCGTCGGGTGGCAGATCGCCGAGGGCCTCCGCGCCCACGGTGGTGTCTCGAAGAAGGAGGCCCGCGCGAAGGCGATCGACTACCTCCGTCGGGTCGGCATCCCGGACCCTGAGGTCCGCGTCGACCACTACCCGCACCAGTTCTCCGGCGGCCAGAAGCAGCGGGTCGTCATCGCGAGTGCGCTGGCGCTCGAGCCGAGCGTGATCATCGCCGACGAGCCGACGACGGCGCTCGACGTCACGGTGCAGGCCGAGATCCTCGACCTGCTCCGCCGCTGCCGCGACGAGTTCGGCGCGGCGATCGTCATCATCACGCACAACATGGGCGTCGTCGCCGACCTGGCCGACCGCGTCGCCGTGATGTACCAGGGCGAGATCGTCGAGGAGGCGCCGGTCGCGGAGCTGTTCGGCAACCCGCAGGCCGACTACACGAAGCGGCTGCTCGCCGCGGTGCCCCGGCTCGAGGCGTCGACCGGCGCTGCGCGTCGGGCGATCATCACCGAGGACGTCGCACCGGTCGTCGAGGCGAAGGGGCTCGAGATCGAGTACCCCGGACGACTCGGCTCGCACGCGTTCAAGGCGGTCAAGGGCGTCGACCTGGCGATCCGTCCGGGCGAGGTCCTCGGCCTGGTGGGGGAGTCCGGCTCCGGCAAGACCACCATCGGACGGGCGATCGCCGGTCTCACGCGGGTGACGGGCGGGTCGCTCGAGGTGCTCGGACACGAGATGCTCGGGTTCAAGGAACGCGACTTCAAGCCGGTCCGGAAGGACATCGGGTTCGTGTTCCAGGACCCGGCGACGTCGTTCAACCCGCTGCTGACGATCGCCGAGTGCGTCGCCGAACCGCTCATCGTGCACGGCGTCGCATCGTCACCGCGGGCGGCGCGCAAGCAGGTCGACGAGCTGATGGAGGCCGTGCAGCTCCCCGCGGCGTACGGCGACCGGTACCCGCACGAGCTCTCCGGCGGGCAGCGCCAGCGTGCATCGCTCGCCCGGTCGCTCGCGCTCCGGCCGAAGCTGCTCATCGCCGACGAGCCCACGAGTGCACTCGACGTGTCGGTGCAGGCCCGTGTGCTGGAGCTCTTCCTCGAGCTGCAGCAGGACTTCGGCTTCGCCTCGCTGTTCATCAGCCACGACCTCGCGGTCGTCGGCGCGCTGTCCGACCGGATCGCGGTGCTGTACCGCGGCGACCTGGTCGAGACCGGCACGACGGCAGAGGTCCTCGGCGCACCGCAGCACCCCTACACGCAGCGCCTGCTGGCGTCGCTGCCCGTGCCGGACCCGGCCGAGCAGGCCGAGCGACGGCGTACGCTGGAGCAACTGGAGCACGTCGGGTCCTGA
- a CDS encoding DMT family transporter → MTTDLQLPDAVNNLTPFQALMIPVALIGAVFLSLGAQFQARGVKRVEARLGKQSKGLSVRHILGLISSGYWVLGTIMLGVAVVLQLISITYAPLIVVQPLGAVALVITTWFSSRSSGVPLGRPARRAVWTCIIGVGLFVAIAAFVGHESPITRAQLVTVLIILAVVLVLVLVSFRVVAKHKSALYYIIGAGVLYGFVATLAKVTLNRFVNHTFDWLTVLAIIGVIVAASLGGYFVQNAYSAGSADLVIAGLTVVDPIVAVGIGVIVLDEAAGAPAFAVVGFVVAAAIAVTGVFMLAKYHPEARR, encoded by the coding sequence GTGACGACGGACCTCCAGCTCCCGGACGCGGTGAACAACCTCACCCCGTTCCAGGCGCTCATGATCCCGGTCGCGCTCATCGGCGCGGTCTTCCTGTCGCTCGGTGCCCAGTTCCAGGCCCGCGGGGTCAAGCGGGTCGAAGCGCGCCTCGGCAAGCAGTCCAAGGGCCTGAGTGTCCGGCACATCCTCGGGCTGATCTCGAGCGGCTACTGGGTGCTCGGCACGATCATGCTCGGTGTCGCGGTGGTCCTGCAGCTGATCAGCATCACTTACGCGCCGCTCATCGTCGTCCAGCCGCTCGGCGCCGTGGCGCTCGTCATCACGACCTGGTTCTCGTCGCGGTCCTCCGGGGTCCCCCTCGGACGACCGGCGCGGCGCGCGGTCTGGACGTGCATCATCGGCGTCGGCCTGTTCGTCGCGATCGCGGCGTTCGTCGGGCACGAGAGCCCGATCACCCGTGCTCAGCTCGTGACCGTGCTGATCATCCTCGCGGTGGTCCTCGTGCTCGTCCTCGTGTCGTTCCGCGTGGTCGCGAAGCACAAGAGCGCGCTCTACTACATCATCGGTGCCGGGGTGCTCTACGGGTTCGTGGCGACCCTGGCGAAGGTCACGCTGAACCGGTTCGTCAACCACACGTTCGACTGGCTCACCGTCCTGGCGATCATCGGCGTCATCGTCGCGGCATCCCTCGGCGGGTACTTCGTGCAGAACGCCTACTCGGCGGGGTCGGCGGACCTGGTCATCGCCGGCCTGACCGTGGTGGACCCGATCGTCGCGGTCGGCATCGGCGTGATCGTCCTCGACGAGGCCGCCGGCGCACCGGCGTTCGCCGTCGTCGGGTTCGTCGTCGCCGCAGCGATCGCGGTGACCGGTGTCTTCATGCTCGCGAAGTACCACCCGGAAGCCAGACGCTGA
- a CDS encoding ABC transporter permease, which translates to MTDASLVDRHEPLWKRLPVVVQLRRSTGWQRAMLITGVVICALYLLVAVFAPLIAPYGFGQLQGADGANFPRTGAPSAEHIWGTTVGGFDVFSRVVFGARTAVLVVIVAVVVSIIVGVLLGMVSGYIGGWLDRILVVVADAIYAFPSLLLAIVVSIVVSGGNSSYYGGITAAAISITVVYVPQYFRVVRAEAVRLKNDAFVESARVMGTNPWRIMTRHVLRNSTRSLPLILTLNASDAILTLAGLGFLGFGIGPTAGAEWGYDLSRALSDVASGVWWTGVYPGVAIVVLVLGVTFVGESLNDISDPRLRARRRLKQLVSTRDKATAAEGAAA; encoded by the coding sequence ATGACCGATGCGTCCCTCGTCGACCGCCACGAGCCGCTCTGGAAGCGTCTCCCCGTCGTCGTCCAGCTCCGCAGGAGCACCGGGTGGCAGCGCGCCATGCTCATCACGGGCGTCGTCATCTGCGCCCTGTACCTCCTCGTCGCGGTGTTCGCACCGCTCATCGCCCCGTACGGCTTCGGCCAGCTGCAGGGTGCCGACGGGGCGAACTTCCCCCGCACCGGCGCCCCGAGCGCCGAGCACATCTGGGGTACCACGGTCGGCGGCTTCGACGTGTTCAGCCGCGTCGTGTTCGGTGCCCGCACCGCGGTGCTCGTCGTCATCGTCGCCGTGGTCGTCTCGATCATCGTCGGCGTCCTGCTCGGCATGGTCTCCGGCTACATCGGCGGATGGCTCGACCGCATCCTGGTCGTCGTCGCCGACGCGATCTACGCGTTCCCGTCCCTGCTGCTCGCGATCGTCGTCTCGATCGTGGTCTCCGGCGGCAACTCGAGCTACTACGGCGGCATCACGGCCGCGGCGATCTCGATCACCGTCGTCTACGTCCCGCAGTACTTCCGCGTGGTCCGAGCAGAGGCCGTCCGGCTGAAGAACGACGCCTTCGTCGAGTCCGCCCGGGTGATGGGCACGAACCCGTGGCGCATCATGACGCGCCACGTGCTCCGCAACTCGACCCGGTCGCTGCCGCTGATCCTGACCCTCAACGCGTCCGACGCGATCCTGACGCTCGCCGGCCTCGGGTTCCTCGGGTTCGGCATCGGTCCGACCGCCGGCGCCGAGTGGGGCTACGACCTCAGCCGCGCGCTCTCCGACGTGGCGTCCGGCGTCTGGTGGACCGGCGTCTACCCGGGTGTCGCGATCGTGGTGCTGGTCCTCGGCGTCACGTTCGTCGGCGAGAGCCTCAACGACATCTCCGATCCCCGCCTGCGTGCGCGCCGGCGGCTGAAGCAGCTGGTCTCCACGCGTGACAAGGCGACAGCTGCGGAAGGGGCAGCAGCATGA
- a CDS encoding ATP-binding cassette domain-containing protein gives MIGVNGPAVVADDVSIEYRVPGARPIRAVDGVSLTVRSGEILALLGESGSGKSTFAAAVAGQFGARGEGEGAQRRHIVGGELTVLGQKTRGLRASSRRLARLTGRIGYLSQDAADRLSPDLTVGEAIAEPIYARDRRFDRKEAGLIVARLVDAVHLPLGVMRLNTWELSSGQRQRVALAQALVLEPQLLVADEPARGVDVLVRQSVLEALANLQQGRQFSAVVVSSDLREARALADRVAVMNEGRLVGLGTFDEVLDSPVDPYVKTLAATAARPVKRRPAAGAGGAAGAPRRSSAPRRPATAGTGPRTDRQENA, from the coding sequence ATGATCGGGGTCAACGGCCCGGCGGTCGTCGCGGACGACGTGTCCATCGAGTACCGGGTGCCAGGCGCCCGACCGATCCGGGCGGTCGACGGCGTCAGCCTGACGGTCCGCAGCGGCGAGATCCTGGCGCTCCTGGGGGAGTCGGGCTCGGGCAAGTCGACGTTCGCGGCGGCGGTCGCCGGCCAGTTCGGCGCCCGAGGCGAGGGCGAGGGTGCGCAGCGTCGGCACATCGTCGGCGGCGAGCTCACCGTCCTCGGGCAGAAGACCCGCGGGCTCCGGGCGTCGTCGCGCCGACTTGCCCGGCTGACCGGTCGGATCGGGTACCTCTCGCAGGACGCCGCCGATCGTCTGAGCCCTGACCTCACCGTCGGCGAGGCCATCGCCGAACCGATCTACGCCCGTGACCGTCGCTTCGACCGCAAGGAAGCCGGGCTCATCGTCGCGCGGCTCGTCGACGCCGTGCACCTGCCGCTCGGCGTGATGCGGCTCAACACGTGGGAGCTCTCCAGCGGGCAGCGCCAACGGGTCGCACTCGCGCAGGCGCTCGTCCTCGAACCGCAGCTCCTCGTCGCCGACGAGCCCGCCCGCGGCGTCGACGTCCTCGTCCGCCAGTCCGTGCTCGAGGCCCTGGCAAACCTGCAGCAGGGCCGGCAGTTCTCCGCCGTGGTCGTGTCGAGCGACCTCCGTGAGGCCCGCGCCCTGGCCGATCGCGTCGCCGTCATGAACGAGGGGCGCCTGGTCGGACTCGGGACGTTCGACGAGGTCCTCGACAGCCCGGTGGATCCCTACGTGAAGACCCTCGCCGCGACCGCTGCCCGGCCAGTGAAGCGCCGACCCGCCGCTGGTGCCGGCGGTGCCGCTGGTGCGCCGCGCCGCTCGTCCGCTCCACGCCGTCCGGCGACCGCCGGCACCGGCCCCCGTACCGACCGACAGGAGAACGCGTGA
- a CDS encoding D-isomer specific 2-hydroxyacid dehydrogenase family protein, translating into MTSRGHRAVLTDSGAPLPVPPPTSGPIAILPSPAELHVSAVSDAGGTVAELDGDTRGIVWLDPRDPSGLESALGSAPGVTWVQLPFAGVDAFAHLISAHGDRVLFTSAKGAYAEPVAEHALALTLATLRVLPARARATSWATEPEGVSLYGRNVLVIGAGGIALEYMRLLAPFDVDVTVVRRSTSPVPGASRTVTTDDLDDVLPSADVVMIAAAMTSGTAKLFGAAQFARMKQTARLVNIARGGLVDTDALVDALRAGEIAGAGVDVTDPEPLPDGHPLWETPGAIITPHQADTPEMVAPLLAERVRANVEAFLAESGSGFVGVVDPVAGY; encoded by the coding sequence GTGACGTCACGTGGCCACCGCGCAGTGCTGACCGACTCGGGAGCGCCGCTGCCGGTGCCACCGCCGACGTCCGGTCCGATCGCGATCCTGCCCTCGCCGGCCGAGCTCCACGTGTCGGCCGTGTCCGACGCCGGTGGCACCGTCGCCGAGCTCGACGGCGACACGCGTGGGATCGTGTGGCTCGACCCGCGTGACCCGTCCGGCCTCGAGTCCGCGCTGGGCTCCGCGCCCGGCGTCACCTGGGTGCAGCTGCCGTTCGCCGGGGTCGACGCGTTCGCGCACCTGATCTCCGCGCACGGGGACCGCGTGCTCTTCACCTCGGCCAAGGGGGCCTACGCGGAGCCCGTCGCCGAGCACGCCCTCGCGCTGACCCTCGCGACGCTGCGCGTCCTGCCTGCGCGGGCCCGGGCGACGTCGTGGGCGACCGAACCAGAGGGCGTGTCCCTGTACGGCCGGAACGTGCTCGTCATCGGCGCGGGCGGCATCGCGTTGGAGTACATGCGGCTCCTCGCACCGTTCGACGTGGACGTGACGGTCGTCCGCCGGTCGACCTCCCCGGTGCCGGGTGCGTCCCGCACGGTGACGACCGACGACCTCGACGACGTGCTGCCGTCCGCCGACGTCGTGATGATCGCCGCGGCGATGACCTCCGGGACCGCGAAGCTCTTCGGCGCGGCGCAGTTCGCGCGCATGAAGCAGACCGCGCGGCTCGTGAACATCGCCCGCGGTGGCCTCGTCGACACGGACGCGCTCGTCGACGCCCTCCGTGCCGGGGAGATCGCGGGCGCCGGTGTCGACGTGACCGACCCGGAGCCCCTTCCAGACGGTCACCCGCTGTGGGAGACGCCGGGCGCGATCATCACGCCGCACCAGGCGGACACGCCGGAGATGGTGGCGCCGTTGCTCGCCGAGCGGGTGCGGGCGAACGTGGAGGCGTTCCTCGCGGAGTCGGGATCCGGCTTCGTCGGCGTCGTGGACCCGGTCGCCGGGTACTGA
- a CDS encoding AI-2E family transporter — translation MHLPTRKRNNDDDQTPRPTPNVTFEASRSGTGVRVNAFRIGFMGGIGVLVALLAGALIGQLSTVLVYIGVALFIALGLDPLVTFLERYIPRWAAILAVVVVVLGAFVGIVFAVVPIVVNQATNLVHNFPEIVEDISKQDWVQNLSKQLAGSFDLTHALQSVQSFAEDPGNLLSLGGGILAVGTGILSGLTGVLIVLILMLYFLASMRSMKSMLYRFVPASRRQNFVDVSEEVTSSVGRYVVGQISQAAINGILSLVFLLIIGAPLPVLLATFAFMGSLIPLVGTLGAAIVISLLCFFASPATALAAAIYYLVYMQVESYVISPRIMSRAVQVPGALVVIAAVAGATIGGVLGALVAVPIAASVIIIVQKVIYPRQEQA, via the coding sequence GTGCACCTCCCCACACGCAAGCGGAACAACGACGACGACCAGACGCCCCGCCCGACCCCGAACGTGACGTTCGAGGCGTCCCGGTCGGGCACCGGCGTGCGCGTCAACGCGTTCCGCATCGGGTTCATGGGCGGCATCGGCGTCCTCGTCGCGCTGCTCGCCGGCGCCCTCATCGGCCAGCTGTCGACCGTCCTCGTCTACATCGGCGTCGCGCTGTTCATCGCCCTCGGCCTCGACCCGCTCGTCACGTTCCTCGAGCGCTACATCCCGCGGTGGGCCGCGATCCTGGCGGTCGTCGTCGTGGTGCTCGGGGCGTTCGTGGGCATCGTGTTCGCCGTCGTGCCGATCGTCGTCAACCAGGCGACGAACCTGGTGCACAACTTCCCGGAGATCGTCGAGGACATCTCCAAGCAGGACTGGGTGCAGAACCTGTCGAAGCAGCTCGCCGGCTCGTTCGACCTGACACACGCGCTGCAGTCGGTCCAGTCCTTCGCCGAGGACCCGGGCAACCTGCTGAGTCTCGGGGGCGGGATCCTCGCGGTCGGCACCGGCATCCTGTCCGGGCTGACCGGCGTGCTCATCGTGCTCATCCTGATGCTCTACTTCCTGGCGTCGATGCGGAGCATGAAGAGCATGCTCTACCGCTTCGTGCCGGCCTCGCGTCGCCAGAACTTCGTCGACGTCAGCGAAGAGGTGACGTCCTCGGTCGGTCGCTACGTCGTCGGTCAGATCTCGCAGGCAGCGATCAACGGGATCCTCAGCCTGGTGTTCCTGCTCATCATCGGTGCGCCGTTGCCGGTGCTGCTGGCCACGTTCGCGTTCATGGGGTCGCTGATCCCGCTCGTCGGGACGCTCGGTGCGGCGATCGTGATCTCGCTGCTCTGCTTCTTCGCCTCGCCGGCGACCGCGCTGGCCGCCGCGATCTACTACCTCGTGTACATGCAGGTGGAGTCGTACGTGATCTCCCCACGCATCATGTCCCGTGCCGTGCAGGTCCCCGGGGCCCTCGTCGTCATCGCCGCGGTCGCCGGAGCCACGATCGGCGGAGTCCTCGGCGCCCTCGTCGCCGTGCCGATCGCCGCATCGGTGATCATCATCGTGCAGAAGGTCATCTACCCGAGGCAGGAACAGGCATGA
- a CDS encoding glycosyltransferase: protein MSGDATPTGRPLRILIAADTFSPDVNGAATFTEQLAVGLAERGHEVHIIAPAANRHHGTFDEEHRGVTLVVHRLKSYKWPLHAWLRFAWPWSVRKHTAPIIDAIKPDVLHIQSHIIVGRGVAREAHDRGIRIIATNHFMPENLLEYTPFGRFTLPIALKIAWNDAARTYRLADAITTPTNLAADYLREAIAGQRVLAISCGIDASRYVAREGRPANNEIVFVGRVAPEKNLDVLFRALPLLPADLGARITIVGDGEMIPKLTALSKELGIEDRVTFLGFVSDEVKFRTLTNATVFAMPSTAELQSIASLEAMASGLPVVVANSMALPHLVDGNGYLFEPGDERDLANKLAKVLTASDEDYIGLRERSLAMIEAHDINRTLATFESLYRGEPVA from the coding sequence GTGTCAGGAGACGCCACCCCCACCGGACGCCCACTGCGCATCCTCATCGCCGCAGACACCTTCTCACCGGACGTCAACGGCGCTGCCACCTTCACGGAGCAGCTCGCCGTCGGCCTCGCCGAGCGCGGCCACGAGGTCCACATCATCGCCCCGGCCGCCAACCGGCACCACGGCACCTTCGACGAGGAACACCGCGGTGTCACCCTCGTCGTGCACCGGCTCAAGTCGTACAAGTGGCCGCTGCACGCCTGGCTGCGCTTCGCGTGGCCCTGGAGCGTCCGGAAGCACACCGCGCCCATCATCGATGCGATCAAGCCCGACGTGCTGCACATCCAGTCGCACATCATCGTCGGCCGCGGCGTCGCCCGGGAAGCACACGACCGGGGCATCCGGATCATCGCGACCAACCACTTCATGCCCGAGAACCTCCTCGAGTACACGCCCTTCGGTCGCTTCACGCTGCCGATCGCGCTGAAGATCGCGTGGAACGACGCGGCCCGCACCTACCGGCTCGCCGACGCCATCACGACGCCGACGAACCTCGCCGCCGACTACCTCCGCGAAGCCATCGCCGGACAGCGCGTGCTCGCGATCTCGTGCGGCATCGACGCATCGCGGTACGTCGCGCGGGAAGGTCGTCCGGCGAACAACGAGATCGTCTTCGTCGGCCGCGTCGCCCCGGAGAAGAACCTCGACGTCCTGTTCCGGGCGCTACCGCTGCTCCCAGCCGATCTCGGCGCGCGTATCACGATCGTCGGTGACGGCGAGATGATCCCGAAACTGACCGCGCTGTCGAAGGAGCTCGGCATCGAGGACCGGGTGACGTTCCTCGGGTTCGTCTCCGACGAGGTGAAGTTCCGCACCCTGACGAACGCCACGGTCTTCGCGATGCCGTCCACGGCCGAGCTGCAGAGCATCGCCTCGCTCGAGGCGATGGCATCCGGTCTGCCGGTCGTCGTCGCGAACTCGATGGCGCTCCCGCACCTGGTCGACGGCAACGGGTACCTGTTCGAGCCCGGTGACGAGCGCGATCTCGCCAACAAGCTCGCGAAGGTCCTGACGGCCTCGGACGAGGACTACATCGGTCTCCGAGAGCGCAGTCTGGCCATGATCGAGGCGCACGACATCAACCGCACGCTCGCGACGTTCGAGTCGCTGTATCGTGGGGAGCCGGTGGCCTAG